One genomic segment of Oscillospiraceae bacterium includes these proteins:
- the nifU gene encoding Fe-S cluster assembly scaffold protein NifU translates to MYTQKVMDHFMNPRNVGEIENADGVGEVGNARCGDIMRMYLKIDDGVITDVKFKTFGCGAAIATSSMATELIKGKSIEEALKLTNKAVVEALEGLPPAKIHCSVLAEQAIKTALADYYRKKGIDPEPLVGKIINCEGCHE, encoded by the coding sequence CCGCGCAACGTGGGTGAGATTGAGAATGCCGACGGCGTCGGCGAGGTCGGAAACGCCCGCTGCGGCGACATTATGCGGATGTATCTGAAAATCGACGACGGCGTCATCACCGACGTCAAGTTCAAGACCTTCGGCTGCGGCGCAGCGATCGCGACGAGTTCGATGGCCACCGAACTGATCAAGGGCAAGTCGATTGAAGAAGCACTGAAACTGACCAACAAGGCGGTCGTCGAGGCGCTTGAAGGGCTGCCACCCGCGAAAATCCACTGCTCAGTCTTGGCCGAACAGGCCATTAAAACGGCACTGGCCGATTATTACCGCAAAAAGGGCATCGATCCCGAGCCGCTGGTCGGCAAGATCATCAACTGCGAAGGGTGCCATGAATAG